The DNA segment ACTAATATTATTGATATAGGACTTATTTTAAGAACAAACTATAATCTTAATTGAATGTATGATCGAAACCAAAAAATTTTTACTAGGAAGTTCTTTATTTAGAACGAATATGTATAAGGTTGTTATTCAACCTTGGTGATGTCTCCTTTCCATTATCGATGGAGGCACTCGGTCATACTGTGGGTCTAGTACCTTAGACGCAAGTCGTCGGTAGTGTGATGTGAGGGCAGGTTAGATGCCTGATTAAAAAAAGACTTAATTATATACCCTCATAAAGAGTATATAATTAAATCTTTTTTTTAATGAAGGGGGAGGAAACATATGACCTATAATCAAAGATTACCACTCTTTGTCTGTATAGATTCTTGTATAGTACTTACTGCTATTTTTATTAGTTACTTTCTTGTAAACGCGACATTAGATGTAATTACCTTCCCAGCTGTGTTTAGCTCCATAGTTATATTACTAAGCCATCATTACCTATCCTTTCAATCCAAGTTATATAAAAAAGCTTGGGTGTATGCGAGTGTAGGAGAATTAATAAGCATCATAAAAGTAGAAACGTTTACCATTTTTATTGCAGCCCTGGTTCAACAGCTTATGTTTCATGAAACCTTTACAAGACTATTAATTGTAACTTGGCTGCTAAACTTGACTTTTATTGGTGGGTCTCGCTTTTGTTGGCGCGCTTTTCAGGATGCTTTCTTGCATAAAAAAAATAATCAAAAGAAAATCCTCATTGTTGGTGCAGGTTCAGCCGGAATAATGGTTGCCAGACAACTTAACAGGAAAAATGATTCGAACTTATTGCCTGTGGGCTTTATTGATGATGATCAGAAGAAGCATAAACTTGATATTTTAGGAATCCCTGTCTTGGGTGGAGTTTCAAAAATTGAAGAAATCGTTAAGAAACTTAAGATTGAAAATATTGTGATTGCCATTCCATCGCTTAATAAGAAGCAATTAAATAAGATCTTTATGGAGTGCGCTAAGACGAATGCAAAAACACAAATCCTCCCATTGCTCGAGGATTTAATGACGGGGAAGGTTTCAGTTAATCAATTTCGCGATGTACAAGTGGAAGATTTATTAGGCAGAGAACCAGTTGAATTAGATATAAATACAATCTCTCAAAATATTACAAATAACGTTATTTTGGTTACAGGAGCAGGTGGTTCAATTGGATCGGAAATATGCCGCCAAATCGCAAAATTCCAACCAAGACAGTTGGTCCTGCTTGGTCATGGTGAGAATAGCATTTATACCATCGAAATGGAATTAAAAGAAAACTATAAAAACAATAAGATAGAGTTCGTACCAGTTATAGCTGACTTACAGGATGAAAAGAAAATGATGGCTGTGATGAGTACCTATCAACCGGATGTTGTCTATCATGCTGCTGCCCACAAACATGTCCCTCTTATGGAAAAAAACCCGGAAGAGGCAGTGAAAAATAACATCATTGGTACGTTAAATGCAGCAAAAGCAGCTAGCTGGAATGGGATAAAGACATTCGTGATGATTTCTACTGACAAGGCAGTTAACCCAACAAGTGTAATGGGGGCAACAAAAAGGTTGGCCGAAATGGTTATCCAAAATATGAATAAAGAAAGTGCTACTAAATTCGTTGCTGTACGTTTTGGAAATGTATTAGGAAGTAGAGGAAGTGTTATTCCGCTCTTTAAAAATCAAATTGAAAAAGGTGGTCCCATTACCGTTACACACCCTGATATGGTTCGTTATTTTATGACAATTCCAGAAGCATCGAGGTTGGTATTACAGGCCGGTGCTCTAGCAAGAGGAGGAGAAATTTTCGTTTTAGACATGGGGGACCCTGTGAAAATTGTAGATTTGGCTAAGAATTTAATAAAACTCTCAGGTAATTCACTTGATGATATTGGAATTGAATACACAGGTATGAGACCTGGTGAAAAATTATTTGAAGAATTATTAAAAGAAGAAGAAGTGGAAGAGCACCAAATCTATCCAAAAATCTATATTGGAAAAACATCTGAGCTATATATGAGGGAAATAGAGGAGCTTATTTCAATCTATGGAAAATTAGAAAAGCAAGAATTAAGAAAACGAGTTTTAGATATTGCTAATCATAGGATCAAGGAAATGACGATTATGAAAGTACCTATTTAGGAGGTGGAATAATGAAGGTTAAAAAGGCCATTATCCCTGCAGCTGGATTGGGGACAAGATTTCTTCCTGCCACGAAGGCAATGCCAAAAGAAATGCTACCCATTGTCGATAAACCGACCATTCAATATATCGTCGAAGAAGCAGTCGAATCAGGAATTGAGGATATTATTATTGTCACGGGTAAGGGGAAAAGAGCGATTGAAGACCATTTTGATAACAGTTTTGAATTAGAACATAATCTTTTCGAAAATGGGAAGTACGAGTTACTAGGTGAA comes from the Neobacillus sp. PS2-9 genome and includes:
- a CDS encoding nucleoside-diphosphate sugar epimerase/dehydratase, with the translated sequence MTYNQRLPLFVCIDSCIVLTAIFISYFLVNATLDVITFPAVFSSIVILLSHHYLSFQSKLYKKAWVYASVGELISIIKVETFTIFIAALVQQLMFHETFTRLLIVTWLLNLTFIGGSRFCWRAFQDAFLHKKNNQKKILIVGAGSAGIMVARQLNRKNDSNLLPVGFIDDDQKKHKLDILGIPVLGGVSKIEEIVKKLKIENIVIAIPSLNKKQLNKIFMECAKTNAKTQILPLLEDLMTGKVSVNQFRDVQVEDLLGREPVELDINTISQNITNNVILVTGAGGSIGSEICRQIAKFQPRQLVLLGHGENSIYTIEMELKENYKNNKIEFVPVIADLQDEKKMMAVMSTYQPDVVYHAAAHKHVPLMEKNPEEAVKNNIIGTLNAAKAASWNGIKTFVMISTDKAVNPTSVMGATKRLAEMVIQNMNKESATKFVAVRFGNVLGSRGSVIPLFKNQIEKGGPITVTHPDMVRYFMTIPEASRLVLQAGALARGGEIFVLDMGDPVKIVDLAKNLIKLSGNSLDDIGIEYTGMRPGEKLFEELLKEEEVEEHQIYPKIYIGKTSELYMREIEELISIYGKLEKQELRKRVLDIANHRIKEMTIMKVPI